The genomic stretch TGCATCCTCCAGCCGACTAATGTCCATGGTGCTCAGCTTGTCTTTTTTTCGGTCATCTCCCTGAAGGATACCCCATTCAATATCATTCCTGATGGATTTTAGCAAAATGTAATAACCGTGCATGTCTCTCCTTGTGTAGTAGTTAGCAGCCCCATTGGTGTTGTGGACTTCATCCTTCACCTCCATGTCTAAGGGTACGTCCCTCAGCAGACTGGGCACCATTACTGTTTGGTCCATGTTATTCACTGCCCCAATGAATCTGTTCATGGCATTGAACAAGGAGTGCTTCTGGTTGTACGTGTCAGCTATTTGCATCATTTTTGCAGAGTAATGCACTGGAAACAAATCCTGAGCAGGTGAAATCAAAAGCGCCAGAAACAATCTCCTTCAGGTATCCCAATCCGCTTATCTGGAGATGTAGAGGATTGTCACACACGGTACAGGCACAGAAAGCTGCTTTATATCTGCATCTCCCAGGGTCAGCTCATCAGCTTTGCTCCTGCTTCCTGTGGACAGAGCTTGCAGCAAGTCAAATACAGCTTCTCTGTTCAAGCATTGAGTTTTTCTCAGCAGTGACTGGTTTCTTGCAATAGCTGTGGTTGGATCAAGTCTCCTTTACTTGTGTAAATGAACTGAGAATTGAGTCAGTGTGATAGTAACCACTCCTTTCTTCTCTCTTTCACATGCACCAGGCAACCGGCTTCTTTTCAGTCTCAAGCACagtatatatatgcccagagaAAAGGTGTAGCTGTTAGTGCCACCCCCTTGCAGTATAGCAGGAAAAAGCCGGTTCACATATCTGAATGACCGAGAGTAACACAGGCTTTTAGCTTTGCCTAACATAGGAAACCCCTCCCAGTTTCTCCTCGCCTCACATCCAGGCAGGACCCAGCTGCCCAGTAAGGAGATCAGGCTGTTGCATGGTAAAACCCCTCTCCTTGCATCATTCACAGTAAAAAGCACACACCTTACTAAACCAGAGGCTAACTGAAGACTCAGTGCCTTAAGTAAGTAATCCAGGAAATGATGTACATGAAATGCCAGATGACTTAACACAGCTGCATATGACCTACATGTCTCTCAATGTACATTACATGTACTTCACATACTCGGCAGGGTATAGCTGCCTGTTGTATATGTTGATTCAGCGTAGGTGATGGAGGAATGGCAGCACAAGAAATACTGCTAAAGTGCAAAGACTTATAATCTGCTATTGTAATTACAAGGTTATAGCTGATTATTATAAGTGCCCCTGCATTGCTTTGCATGTGCTACAGCTATATATTTTCTACTGCACAACAAAGAGCTTTTCATTCTGTCAGTGGCTTTACAGTTTGTGACAGTCAGGGCTGGAACTCACTAGGGCGATTTCGGCAGCGTTATGGGATCGCCGACTATGGATTCCCAAACACGCTTTTCCAATGAAAGTGTGTGGTGAGggcgtccagttaaaaatggcgcctggttacgcacgatattttttaaaaacgatatttatcgtttttatgaaaaacgaaatttatcgtttttacgaaaaacaatattttttgtttttgagagtttaaagttcctttcctggatgtgtgtgtgtgtgtgtgtgtgtgtgtgtgtatatatgtgtgagtgtgtgtgtatatatatgcgtgtgtgtgtgtgtgtgtgtgtgtgtgtgtgtgtgtgtgtatatatatatatatatatatatatatatagacacacctatacacacacacacacacatatacacacacacacacacacacacacacacacacacacacacacacacacacacacacacacacacacacacacacacacacacacacatacacatacacacacacacacacacacacacattaaacacatttcaaaaccatatttatcgttttatggcttacatttcaaaacgatatttatagttttatggaagtcataaaacgataaatatcgtttttagtgcagtgccattttttaactcataaaacgataaatatcgttttataatgcaaattaatgaagcgccatttttacactgtaggctctggcgccatttttaactgatacCGTGGTGAGGAACCCGCTAGTGCAATTGCGATTAGGAGTAATCGCAGTtgcaggacatgtagcattttgagTGCATTTGCGCTCAATGCTAAGCATATCagcactgcaaaatcgcttttcaaatcaattttgcagcacttggggggaaATGAGCGACTACGCTTTCAATAAACTTCATGCCTACCAGGTGTCTGGATTTCCTGCTACCgtccgtagccccgccccctaaaggaagagttcACAGGCACTCCTCTGATTGgtcatagagaagcacctatgacctcttcctttagaggGTGAGGCTACGGACGCAAGTCGGACACCTGGTAATTATAGAGTTTTGTTTAGAAAAAAACATGAATTGCTCATCGTAAGTGGTGTACAGGTTACAGCACTTCTAAGTGTTGGGGAATCAAGAGCGCAAAcgcactaggaatcgctgcacacagcactgcagcgattcctagtgggttccaggtctcgGGGTGTGTACTTATATCCAATTTTGATAGGCACATTTTACCCCTTCCATGCTATATGAAGGCCAATAGAatctgaatactatgaacagattgtgtagaaaagcttttataatacatggaggtggtaaaattggtcagtgattgaccaatcaaaattggatgcgtgtACACACCCTTAATAAAAgtgcacacacacatccaattttgattggccaatcactgatcaattttactacttccatctagcatgagagcttacctacacaatcttttcATAGTATTGAATATCTgtttaccctcatactacatggaggtggtaaagttggtcagtgattggccaatcataattgaaagtgtgtatcagtctttatgctaggtacacatcatataattttctggcagatttacctgccagattgattatttctaacatgtccaatctgatttttgaaTCTATTTTTTCGATCAttcttcatagaagtgaatgaaaagtctttgagaaaaataaaaataaattaaaaaacaaaaccaaaataaCCACATTACTTATACTACTCTGATCAGATACCATAACCAAATGTATCACATCCTGCTCCTCCCCTCGTCATAGCACAGTACATACTCATCCAGCCAAAGTATGTGTGCTTGAATAGACATTGCTGTATGTATACTGAATATTAATATTGGATCACACTTTGCACATCTGTTCTCGGTTTGTATGCTGCTTTGACCACAAACTAAACCTAAGCAATATAGATGATAAATATATAGTCAGAACATGGGCAGCCGCAGAACATTTTTCAGGTGGGTGGGGGGCAAAAAAGGGTGAGGGCGCCACACCAAAACACAGGCGGAAAGCTGTGCCAAAAAATAGTGCCACGCCAcgcaatgggtgtggcc from Hyperolius riggenbachi isolate aHypRig1 chromosome 2, aHypRig1.pri, whole genome shotgun sequence encodes the following:
- the MID1IP1 gene encoding mid1-interacting protein 1 translates to MMQIADTYNQKHSLFNAMNRFIGAVNNMDQTVMVPSLLRDVPLDMEVKDEVHNTNGAANYYTRRDMHGYYILLKSIRNDIEWGILQGDDRKKDKLSTMDISRLEDADREEDLEKLFHYHLAGLHTVLTKLTRKANVLTNRYKEEIGFADWGH